The following coding sequences are from one Gemmatimonadaceae bacterium window:
- a CDS encoding DUF5367 family protein, whose protein sequence is MFSRALLAGVALWVLGTIVFRFAGPATIHPPSVGRTIPAYALNFLLAGLVVRLAFPLLRVPRESWPSAVTLFILPTLVLDAFATAFFPAVFPNLAPAAAPTFGGLMLISAAGAVVSAWVFNR, encoded by the coding sequence ATGTTCAGCAGAGCGCTACTGGCCGGTGTTGCCCTCTGGGTGCTCGGAACCATCGTGTTCCGGTTCGCCGGGCCAGCCACGATTCACCCGCCGTCGGTCGGCCGGACCATCCCTGCTTACGCGCTGAATTTTCTGTTGGCGGGACTCGTCGTCCGTCTCGCCTTTCCATTGCTCCGCGTGCCACGCGAGAGCTGGCCGAGCGCCGTAACGCTCTTTATCCTGCCGACGCTGGTGCTCGACGCGTTCGCTACTGCATTCTTTCCTGCAGTCTTCCCGAATCTCGCGCCAGCCGCGGCGCCGACATTCGGTGGGCTCATGCTCATCTCCGCTGCCGGCGCGGTCGTGAGCGCGTGGGTGTTCAACCGCTGA
- a CDS encoding NAD(P)/FAD-dependent oxidoreductase, producing MRIGELTHRKRDSSAERPMSQTMAEKDTESVDLVVIGTGAAGTAAATRCRKEGWRVAIVDDEPFGGTCALRGCDPKKVLVGEADILDAYRRMRGFGLHGDDARIDWPALMRFKRTFTEPVPEKRAAAFREAGINAYHGPARFADENTLLVGTERIDARHFLVASGAEPRPLGIPGEEHVKTSTDFLELDVLPKRLVLIGAGYIAFEFAHIARRAGVDVVMFGRGRALTQFDEDLVDRLVDHTTAIGVDVRLNAPVTSVVPKGGELRVHFQRGIGHDDSVSANLVIHAAGRVPKTRHLALDRASVKTDNRGAVDVNEYLQSVSNPRVYAAGDAALPNGSVPLTPVAAHEGLIVASNLLHGNTNKSNYRGVPSVVFTVPPLARVGMSESDARAQGLAVRVKSDNTGEWLSNRRTRQTAAMFKTIVEEDTDRVLGAHLLGPGAEEVINLFALAIRHEIKARDLAHMLYAYPTSTSDIAYML from the coding sequence ATGCGCATCGGTGAACTCACTCATCGCAAGCGCGATTCGAGCGCAGAGCGTCCGATGAGCCAGACGATGGCCGAAAAGGATACGGAATCGGTGGATCTGGTCGTCATCGGCACGGGAGCAGCGGGAACCGCTGCGGCAACGCGCTGCCGAAAAGAGGGTTGGCGCGTTGCCATCGTCGATGACGAGCCCTTTGGCGGAACATGTGCCTTACGAGGCTGCGATCCGAAGAAGGTGCTGGTGGGGGAGGCCGACATTCTCGATGCATATCGTCGCATGCGTGGATTCGGTCTCCATGGTGACGACGCGCGGATCGATTGGCCTGCGCTCATGCGGTTCAAGCGAACCTTTACCGAGCCGGTTCCAGAAAAGCGCGCGGCGGCATTCCGCGAGGCGGGCATCAACGCCTATCACGGACCGGCGCGCTTCGCAGATGAAAATACGCTGCTCGTCGGCACGGAGCGGATAGACGCGCGTCACTTCCTCGTCGCAAGCGGCGCCGAACCGCGACCGCTCGGAATTCCCGGTGAGGAGCATGTCAAGACGAGCACCGACTTTCTCGAGCTCGATGTTCTGCCGAAGCGACTCGTGTTGATCGGGGCAGGCTACATCGCATTCGAGTTTGCTCACATCGCTCGACGCGCTGGTGTCGATGTCGTGATGTTCGGACGGGGCAGGGCACTGACGCAGTTTGACGAGGACCTCGTTGACCGACTGGTCGATCACACGACCGCGATTGGTGTCGACGTCCGCCTCAACGCGCCAGTCACATCAGTTGTCCCGAAAGGCGGAGAGCTCCGAGTACACTTCCAGCGTGGAATTGGACATGATGATTCCGTGAGCGCGAACCTGGTCATCCACGCCGCGGGCCGAGTGCCGAAGACACGGCACCTCGCCCTCGACCGAGCAAGCGTGAAGACCGACAATCGCGGAGCCGTCGACGTGAACGAGTACCTGCAGAGTGTATCGAACCCTCGGGTATACGCGGCGGGTGACGCGGCCCTGCCTAACGGGTCGGTGCCGCTCACGCCGGTGGCAGCGCACGAAGGACTGATCGTCGCGTCGAACCTCCTCCACGGCAACACGAACAAGTCAAACTATCGGGGCGTGCCGAGCGTCGTGTTCACGGTGCCGCCGCTGGCGCGCGTCGGGATGAGCGAGAGTGACGCGAGAGCCCAGGGCCTGGCCGTTCGCGTCAAGTCGGACAACACCGGTGAATGGTTATCGAACCGCCGGACTCGCCAAACCGCCGCCATGTTCAAGACGATTGTCGAAGAGGATACCGATCGAGTCTTGGGCGCACATCTCCTGGGACCGGGGGCCGAAGAGGTCATCAATCTCTTCGCGCTAGCCATTCGCCACGAGATCAAAGCGCGGGATCTTGCCCACATGCTCTACGCGTATCCGACGAGCACTTCCGATATCGCATATATGTTGTGA
- a CDS encoding ADOP family duplicated permease, giving the protein MRLQSIPSALIAGLPQDFRLATRRILRAPTLATGIVLTIGLGLGSAAAIFATSEAALLDAVPFPRPDRLVHLWELRAHSDEGSPTSYPTLLAWRARAKSFSALEGYDPSNFIVGLGDAANMVRGAEVTTGLFRLLDVPMARGRDFVAEDATQGTDVAIVSERFVRSANGRNPLGMTVRVNGAPHVVIGILPSTFSFALLQDADIFVPLAADAQRRADWTNRSIRVIGRLRDGVSLARAQADLGSVMAALAREQPAALSGRGVMALTLREAFLGNLTTIMATLLGAVMLLLVVMGTNLALLMLTQYVSRRPELSMRSALGATRARILRQLLVESLPPSLLGAALAMVIGQMIAGELVSTIPDGVRIGMPYLAHAGLDARVIAVMLGIAIVLPVGFGLCPALLTTKRQIHVLGARITSSRGDRRLRQGLVAAQLALTVVLLVASGLLIVSFRNLVGRDVGFRNPEQIVTARAPLAGPRYAAPVAQQQFYEEVIARAASLPGVHNAGMIDEVPGGGRGFTTFEPSDRPTPRSEQPRAMMRIVGGRYFATMDIQIVAGRVFDSGDRADTRRVAVVSAAFAKLLATDGATLGRMVRLAGAGDSTWEVVGIVGDVQVTALDIDAPPTVYLTHLQWPENRMTLVLRTSVGAASIGTQLRAIVKNIDSDVPVYAVTTIAEQLSQSRAVFSRKFPMILCVLFGAAALALSLVALYAICLHDVLARRREFGIRIALGGAPSSIRRLILKDALIVSGIGSVAGVLVAMMATRSMQAVLFGIAAFDWRVYGLVVTSVLTAAVVATIAPVVRGGSVNPIAALRAD; this is encoded by the coding sequence ATGCGCCTGCAATCCATTCCGTCGGCATTGATCGCAGGACTCCCGCAGGATTTCCGCCTCGCCACGAGGCGAATTCTGCGAGCCCCCACCCTCGCGACCGGCATTGTTCTGACCATCGGCCTCGGCCTGGGATCTGCGGCTGCAATTTTCGCGACCTCGGAGGCTGCACTGCTGGATGCCGTTCCGTTCCCGCGGCCAGATCGGCTCGTGCACCTCTGGGAGCTTCGCGCGCACTCGGACGAGGGGAGCCCGACTTCGTACCCGACGCTGCTCGCGTGGCGGGCGCGCGCGAAGAGCTTCAGCGCGCTCGAGGGCTACGATCCTTCCAACTTCATCGTGGGCCTTGGCGACGCTGCGAACATGGTGCGTGGCGCGGAAGTCACCACCGGGCTCTTCAGGCTCCTAGATGTGCCGATGGCTCGCGGTCGCGACTTTGTCGCCGAGGATGCGACACAGGGCACCGATGTCGCCATCGTCAGCGAGCGCTTCGTCCGCTCCGCAAACGGCCGGAACCCGCTCGGCATGACGGTGAGGGTCAACGGCGCCCCGCACGTCGTCATCGGCATCCTGCCGAGCACCTTCAGCTTCGCACTCCTCCAGGATGCCGACATCTTCGTGCCGCTCGCGGCGGATGCGCAGCGACGTGCGGACTGGACGAATCGCTCGATCCGCGTCATCGGACGGCTGCGCGATGGCGTCTCGCTCGCGCGAGCGCAGGCAGATCTCGGGTCGGTGATGGCGGCGCTGGCGCGCGAGCAGCCCGCGGCGCTGTCGGGTCGAGGTGTCATGGCTCTGACGCTGCGCGAGGCGTTCCTCGGCAACCTAACGACGATCATGGCGACGCTCCTCGGCGCGGTGATGCTCCTGCTCGTCGTCATGGGAACCAACCTCGCGTTGCTCATGCTCACGCAGTACGTGTCGCGGCGGCCGGAGCTCAGCATGCGATCCGCGTTAGGCGCGACGCGCGCTCGCATCCTCCGTCAGTTGCTCGTCGAGAGCCTGCCGCCCAGCCTCCTCGGCGCCGCGCTCGCGATGGTGATCGGGCAGATGATCGCAGGGGAGCTGGTGTCGACGATTCCGGACGGGGTCAGGATCGGCATGCCGTACCTCGCGCACGCCGGCCTCGATGCGAGGGTGATCGCCGTCATGCTCGGCATTGCTATCGTGCTGCCGGTCGGATTCGGCCTTTGCCCGGCGCTACTCACGACGAAGCGGCAGATCCACGTCCTCGGCGCGCGCATCACGAGCTCGCGCGGCGATCGGCGGCTCCGGCAGGGACTCGTGGCCGCACAACTTGCGCTCACGGTCGTGCTGCTCGTCGCTTCGGGCCTGCTCATCGTGAGCTTCCGCAATCTGGTGGGACGCGACGTGGGCTTTCGAAATCCAGAACAGATCGTAACCGCTCGCGCGCCTCTCGCCGGACCGCGCTACGCGGCGCCTGTCGCGCAGCAGCAGTTCTACGAGGAGGTGATTGCTCGCGCTGCGTCGCTGCCAGGCGTGCACAACGCCGGCATGATCGACGAAGTGCCAGGCGGTGGTCGCGGGTTCACCACGTTCGAGCCGTCGGATCGACCGACACCGAGGTCGGAGCAGCCGCGCGCAATGATGCGAATCGTCGGCGGTCGGTACTTCGCGACGATGGACATCCAGATTGTCGCGGGGCGCGTTTTCGACTCGGGGGATCGCGCCGATACGCGGCGCGTCGCGGTGGTGAGCGCGGCATTCGCGAAGCTGCTCGCGACGGATGGCGCGACGCTGGGGCGCATGGTGCGATTGGCTGGCGCGGGCGACAGTACGTGGGAGGTGGTCGGCATTGTCGGCGACGTGCAGGTCACGGCGCTCGACATCGATGCGCCGCCCACCGTCTACCTGACCCACCTGCAGTGGCCGGAGAACCGCATGACGCTCGTGCTGCGCACGAGCGTTGGAGCGGCATCAATCGGCACGCAGTTGCGGGCGATCGTGAAGAACATCGATTCGGACGTCCCAGTGTATGCGGTGACGACGATCGCCGAACAGCTCAGCCAGTCCCGGGCGGTGTTCAGCCGAAAGTTTCCGATGATCTTGTGCGTCCTATTTGGTGCGGCCGCGCTCGCGCTCTCGCTCGTCGCCTTGTACGCGATCTGTCTCCACGACGTCCTCGCGAGGCGCCGCGAATTCGGCATCCGCATCGCGCTGGGTGGTGCACCCAGCTCGATCCGACGATTGATCCTCAAGGACGCGCTCATCGTTAGCGGAATCGGTAGCGTCGCCGGCGTGCTCGTGGCTATGATGGCCACGCGATCGATGCAGGCCGTGCTGTTCGGCATCGCCGCGTTCGACTGGCGCGTGTACGGTCTCGTCGTGACGAGCGTTCTCACGGCAGCGGTGGTGGCGACGATCGCGCCGGTAGTGCGCGGCGGCTCGGTCAATCCTATCGCCGCGCTGCGCGCCGATTAG
- a CDS encoding PPC domain-containing DNA-binding protein, with translation MKSKLIHKNGERTFALVFDTGDEPMTSLSIFANQLGLAASHFTGIGAFSGVVLGYFDWKRKEYDRIPIDEQVEVLSLVGDISLAEGKPTVHAHVVVGKADGTAHGGHLLEAHVRPTLEIVLVESPVHLRRAYDSESGIPLIDLDA, from the coding sequence ATGAAATCGAAGCTGATTCACAAGAACGGTGAAAGAACCTTCGCGCTCGTGTTCGATACCGGAGACGAGCCAATGACGTCGCTCTCGATCTTCGCCAATCAGCTAGGTCTCGCTGCTAGCCACTTTACGGGCATCGGCGCGTTCAGCGGGGTCGTGCTCGGCTATTTCGACTGGAAGCGAAAAGAATACGACCGAATCCCAATAGATGAGCAAGTCGAAGTGCTTTCGCTAGTCGGCGACATCTCCCTTGCTGAAGGTAAGCCGACAGTGCACGCGCACGTTGTCGTCGGTAAGGCCGACGGCACCGCGCACGGTGGACATCTCCTCGAGGCACATGTGCGACCGACGCTCGAGATCGTGCTCGTGGAATCGCCGGTCCATCTTCGGCGTGCGTACGACAGCGAGAGTGGTATTCCACTCATCGACCTCGACGCGTAA
- a CDS encoding DedA family protein has product MLRSIVRLVSAMGYWGIGLLMAVENVVLPLPSELIMPLGGFQCARGRLNLLETILAGTIGSVVGALPLYGVGRALGQERVTRWVGRHGKWILLRGRDLERAGERFERHGGWAVFFSQLLPGLRGLISLPAGFAGMNIALFIASNFAGTLVWCGVLAYLGFLLGVNYQRVHTYIGPVVWIALGGLIGWAMLWLVSRRLAAKKRKRSSG; this is encoded by the coding sequence ATGCTGCGTTCAATCGTTAGGCTCGTGAGTGCGATGGGCTACTGGGGCATCGGGCTGCTCATGGCCGTCGAGAACGTCGTGTTGCCCCTTCCGTCGGAGCTCATCATGCCCTTGGGCGGCTTTCAATGCGCGCGAGGCCGTCTGAACCTGCTCGAGACAATTCTCGCCGGCACGATCGGCTCTGTCGTCGGCGCCTTACCACTCTACGGCGTGGGCCGCGCGCTGGGCCAGGAGCGCGTCACGCGCTGGGTGGGCAGACATGGCAAATGGATCCTTCTCCGCGGGCGGGATCTCGAGCGTGCCGGCGAGCGCTTCGAACGACACGGCGGCTGGGCTGTCTTCTTCAGTCAGTTATTACCCGGACTCCGCGGGCTCATCTCGCTGCCAGCCGGCTTTGCCGGAATGAACATCGCACTCTTCATTGCGAGCAATTTCGCGGGAACGCTCGTCTGGTGCGGCGTGCTTGCTTACCTGGGCTTCTTGCTTGGCGTCAACTATCAGCGGGTCCACACGTACATAGGTCCAGTCGTGTGGATTGCTCTCGGTGGGCTGATCGGTTGGGCGATGCTATGGCTGGTGAGTCGCCGGCTGGCGGCAAAGAAGCGAAAGAGATCGAGCGGGTGA
- a CDS encoding GNAT family N-acetyltransferase yields the protein MARRGVGHEQCRPFDYDRRVAEAWVQQSIGDAAAESGFQFAILDAADALVGVVWARRRPALRTILAVVAEPNRASRRVLEVNGFRLVGTRGVDERGDAALIYELELSNQLPNEL from the coding sequence TTGGCCCGACGTGGCGTAGGGCATGAGCAGTGCAGACCATTCGACTATGACCGCCGCGTCGCCGAGGCGTGGGTCCAACAGAGCATCGGCGATGCGGCCGCAGAAAGCGGCTTTCAGTTCGCGATTCTTGACGCGGCGGACGCGCTCGTCGGTGTCGTTTGGGCACGACGGCGACCTGCGCTCCGGACGATTTTGGCGGTTGTGGCGGAGCCGAATCGAGCAAGTCGCCGCGTGCTCGAGGTGAATGGCTTTCGGCTCGTCGGAACGCGCGGCGTGGACGAACGGGGGGATGCCGCATTGATTTATGAGCTCGAGCTCTCTAACCAGCTGCCTAACGAACTCTGA
- a CDS encoding helix-turn-helix domain-containing protein: MKRRQRLEAAALRLFGKVGYTAASMEAIAQEADMPVGAVYQHYRSKRQLLLSLMSDLLTGLSTLRLEPEPGQDARGLLHQLLQRAFERDLHYLGAYRAWREAVLTDEDLAAKQARIHAWTSARVAAVFRRLQQLPGAREDVDVDALARVLDSTFWDLLAQASRRRDRNLQRAVAASVHLIYHALFMDRPS; the protein is encoded by the coding sequence ATGAAACGCCGCCAACGTCTCGAGGCGGCAGCACTGCGCCTCTTCGGCAAAGTCGGCTACACGGCGGCTTCGATGGAAGCCATTGCACAAGAAGCGGACATGCCGGTCGGCGCCGTGTATCAGCACTATCGGTCGAAGCGTCAACTGCTCTTGTCATTGATGAGTGACTTATTAACCGGCCTGAGCACCCTGCGTCTCGAGCCGGAGCCCGGACAGGACGCTCGTGGGCTTCTGCACCAGCTCCTGCAGCGCGCCTTCGAGCGCGATCTTCACTACCTGGGCGCGTACCGCGCCTGGCGCGAAGCCGTGTTGACCGACGAAGACTTGGCCGCGAAGCAGGCACGGATTCACGCGTGGACGAGTGCGCGCGTCGCCGCGGTCTTCCGCCGGCTGCAGCAGCTTCCGGGCGCGCGCGAGGACGTCGACGTCGATGCGTTGGCGCGTGTACTGGATTCGACGTTCTGGGATCTTCTGGCGCAAGCATCGCGGCGTCGCGACAGAAATCTCCAACGTGCCGTCGCGGCTAGCGTGCACCTCATCTATCACGCGCTCTTCATGGACCGCCCTTCGTGA
- a CDS encoding ABC transporter permease, with translation MRLNEFIESVMQDIRYAARGLARRPAFTAVSILTLAIGVGATTAIFSAVNVLLLRPLPYARPNELMKVSLILPAEDGRPSQTIGFAYPMFTTLREAQRSFSELAVYTSSQLTLTSGDVERINGEYVGATYLRTLGLSPNRGRDFDRRIDAHVGAPHEAIVSYALWQSRYNADPSIVGRTIDIDREPWTIIAVGPHDFRGLTGQADVFLPVMAEPTATLGPQWYPFSLVARRAPGVSESQATDEMATLGARAANAFPNPMGKLAWQVAASSLDNARLDPSVKRSLLILFGAAWLVLGIACVNVANLLLGRASARRREIAVRMAIGAGRGRLVRLFLVESLLLALLGALASIAVAWVGVHALGTIDPSAVLRGSSRLTETIGAIAFSSIALDGRALAFTLATSLVVGVLFGLAPALGAVRASLTDDLKNVRSSAGAGIGRRTLVVAEVALTLVLLAGSGLMVRSLANLLSVSLGFDARNVLTFRVTLPPGSVALESMPGFYSQILDRVRAVPGVTDAALDSCAPMTRVCVMTTLLRPDVPQLGNVYAQLTGVDWVTPNWFSLMRVRLLRGRPFTAEDRASTPKVVLLNESAAKMFFGTQDPIGKRVSVGMGGVRDAEVIGIVARVRQLPDSTPGPTTYVLESQSPQPRVIVFVRTSRDAASIGNEVRRAVHDVAPQLPLYDMQTMTQRAAAATAEERFRAALLTAFAIAALSLAAIGIYGVLSFVVTARTREMGIRIALGAERAKVQRLVIGEGVALVGVGIALGLAGAFAATRVLRTFLFDLTPSDPITYVGIVIVLVITAVLASWIPGRRAARVDPVIALRAE, from the coding sequence ATGCGACTCAACGAATTCATCGAGAGCGTGATGCAGGACATTCGCTACGCGGCCCGCGGACTCGCGCGGCGTCCGGCGTTCACGGCCGTCTCTATCCTCACGCTCGCCATCGGCGTCGGCGCGACGACGGCGATCTTCAGCGCTGTGAACGTGCTGCTGCTCCGCCCTCTCCCGTACGCGCGGCCAAACGAGTTGATGAAAGTCTCATTGATACTTCCCGCGGAAGACGGTCGGCCGAGCCAGACCATCGGCTTCGCGTACCCGATGTTCACGACGCTCCGCGAGGCCCAGCGGAGCTTCAGCGAGCTCGCCGTCTATACCAGCTCACAGCTCACGCTCACCAGCGGCGACGTCGAGCGCATCAACGGCGAATACGTCGGCGCCACTTATCTGCGCACGCTGGGGCTCTCGCCTAACCGCGGACGCGACTTCGACCGGCGAATCGACGCCCACGTCGGCGCGCCGCACGAGGCGATCGTTTCGTATGCGCTCTGGCAGAGTCGATACAACGCCGATCCGTCGATCGTGGGCCGCACCATCGACATCGATCGCGAGCCGTGGACGATCATCGCCGTCGGGCCGCACGATTTTCGCGGACTGACCGGTCAGGCGGACGTCTTTCTTCCGGTGATGGCCGAGCCAACCGCGACTCTTGGACCGCAGTGGTACCCCTTCTCCCTCGTCGCTCGCCGCGCGCCCGGCGTCTCCGAGTCGCAGGCAACTGATGAAATGGCCACGCTCGGCGCTCGCGCCGCGAACGCATTCCCGAACCCGATGGGCAAGCTCGCGTGGCAGGTCGCCGCGTCTTCGCTCGACAACGCACGACTAGACCCCTCGGTCAAGCGATCGCTGCTCATCCTCTTCGGTGCGGCCTGGCTCGTACTCGGCATCGCCTGCGTCAACGTCGCGAATCTTCTGCTCGGACGCGCGAGTGCCCGGCGACGCGAGATTGCCGTGCGAATGGCGATCGGCGCCGGCCGCGGCCGGCTCGTTCGACTGTTCCTCGTTGAGAGTTTGCTGCTCGCGTTGCTTGGTGCGCTCGCGAGCATCGCCGTCGCGTGGGTCGGGGTGCACGCACTCGGCACGATCGACCCATCCGCTGTCCTCCGCGGTTCGAGCCGCCTGACGGAGACGATCGGCGCGATTGCATTTTCGTCGATCGCACTCGACGGGCGCGCGCTCGCCTTCACTCTGGCCACGTCGCTCGTGGTGGGCGTTCTCTTCGGCCTGGCCCCGGCGCTCGGAGCCGTGCGCGCGTCGCTCACGGACGACCTCAAGAATGTTCGAAGCTCGGCGGGTGCAGGCATCGGCCGACGCACACTCGTCGTCGCCGAGGTCGCGTTGACGCTCGTGCTCCTCGCGGGATCGGGGCTCATGGTTCGCAGCTTGGCGAACCTTCTGTCCGTGAGTCTTGGCTTTGACGCGAGGAACGTGCTCACGTTCCGCGTCACGTTGCCACCCGGCTCGGTCGCTCTCGAATCCATGCCGGGTTTTTACTCGCAGATCCTGGATCGCGTCCGCGCCGTTCCCGGGGTCACCGACGCCGCGCTCGACAGTTGCGCGCCGATGACTAGAGTATGCGTAATGACAACACTGCTTCGGCCCGACGTTCCGCAGTTAGGCAACGTTTACGCGCAGCTGACCGGCGTCGACTGGGTCACGCCGAATTGGTTCTCGCTGATGCGTGTTCGCCTGCTGCGTGGGCGGCCGTTCACCGCCGAGGATCGCGCCAGCACTCCGAAGGTCGTTTTGCTCAACGAGAGCGCGGCAAAGATGTTCTTCGGCACCCAGGACCCGATCGGCAAGCGCGTTTCGGTCGGCATGGGTGGCGTGAGAGATGCCGAGGTGATCGGCATCGTCGCCCGCGTGCGGCAGTTGCCCGACTCGACGCCGGGCCCTACCACCTACGTGCTCGAGTCGCAGTCGCCGCAGCCCCGCGTGATCGTCTTCGTCCGAACGTCGCGAGACGCCGCATCGATCGGTAACGAAGTTCGCCGTGCCGTCCACGACGTAGCGCCACAACTTCCCCTGTACGACATGCAGACGATGACGCAGCGCGCTGCCGCGGCGACCGCCGAGGAGCGCTTCCGGGCCGCGTTGCTCACGGCGTTCGCAATCGCGGCGCTCTCGCTCGCCGCCATCGGGATCTACGGCGTGCTCTCGTTCGTGGTGACTGCGCGCACTCGCGAGATGGGCATTCGCATCGCGCTCGGCGCCGAGCGCGCGAAAGTCCAGCGCCTCGTGATCGGCGAGGGGGTTGCGCTAGTCGGCGTCGGAATCGCGCTCGGCCTGGCCGGTGCGTTCGCCGCGACTCGAGTGTTGCGGACGTTCCTGTTCGATCTCACGCCGAGCGACCCGATAACGTATGTCGGAATCGTGATCGTGCTCGTCATAACAGCCGTGTTGGCAAGCTGGATTCCCGGGCGACGAGCGGCACGCGTCGATCCGGTGATTGCGTTGCGCGCGGAGTAG
- a CDS encoding Crp/Fnr family transcriptional regulator, which produces MQSRLSASAEPARNALLTALEAAEYSQLLEYSESVELKLREVLYEANGPITHVYFLARGVASIIAPVGDNTSVEVGTVGNEGLVGLPLLFGVDREPAKAFIQVADGGIRVTAAAFQKAVAESVPLRALFLRYAQSYMSQVSQSSACNRAHSIEERCARWLLMTHDRVAADEFPLTHEFLSLMLGVRRAGVTVAAGVLQKAGFIEYTHGHIKIVDRKGLEGAACACYRIIRDSYDGLSRPLSS; this is translated from the coding sequence ATGCAATCCCGATTGTCCGCCTCGGCGGAGCCAGCACGCAATGCGCTGCTGACTGCGCTAGAAGCTGCGGAGTATTCGCAGCTTCTCGAATACTCTGAAAGCGTCGAGCTGAAGCTTCGGGAAGTCCTGTACGAAGCCAATGGTCCGATCACGCACGTGTACTTTCTCGCTCGCGGTGTCGCCTCGATTATTGCGCCCGTCGGCGACAACACGAGCGTGGAAGTGGGTACGGTGGGAAACGAAGGGCTCGTCGGACTTCCGTTGCTCTTCGGCGTCGATCGCGAGCCCGCCAAGGCGTTCATTCAAGTGGCGGACGGCGGGATACGCGTGACTGCCGCGGCATTTCAGAAGGCGGTCGCCGAGAGCGTTCCGCTGCGCGCGCTCTTCCTTCGATATGCGCAAAGCTACATGAGCCAGGTAAGCCAGTCGTCGGCGTGCAACCGGGCACACTCCATCGAAGAGCGTTGCGCGCGGTGGCTCCTGATGACCCACGACCGCGTGGCCGCCGATGAGTTTCCGCTAACGCACGAATTCCTTTCGCTCATGCTCGGAGTTCGTCGCGCGGGCGTGACGGTTGCAGCCGGTGTGTTGCAAAAGGCCGGTTTCATCGAGTACACGCACGGCCACATCAAGATTGTCGATCGGAAAGGGCTCGAAGGTGCGGCTTGCGCGTGCTACCGAATCATTCGCGACAGTTACGACGGCTTATCTCGGCCCCTCAGTTCCTGA
- a CDS encoding alpha/beta fold hydrolase: MRLNAFTFVAIASAVQALACDRSDATTSRAQKAHLHPAYSRAVAAIARRQAVDDSVAVPGARSILLTEGTKAPRVIVLLHGLTDSPRQFEALAYLLRADGNNVYVPRLPRHALRGGSVSALSGLTEMELRAAADSAVDEARGLGDSLVIVGLSMGATMGAWIAQERQVTRVVLIAPAIEPGVIPSLLDRPLVGLADHLPSITRPWPTDTTRPDREPGFNSRAAAAIFELGRFVLSEATSSAPRTRDIVVLVNASDRTVKESATEALAREWSKRGGRVSIFELPDSLRLQHNIFDPIRGRTGGGAVLALLRELAYGRPPTALVGRMTVSQARKRSVLLAVVSYVLNGRALAGGVNGRGGRRLFRER, from the coding sequence ATGAGGCTCAATGCATTCACGTTCGTTGCCATCGCCTCCGCCGTCCAAGCGTTAGCCTGCGACCGCTCGGATGCGACGACGAGCCGGGCGCAGAAGGCCCACCTCCATCCGGCATACAGTCGCGCTGTCGCCGCGATCGCCCGGCGGCAAGCAGTTGACGACAGCGTCGCGGTTCCCGGAGCGCGAAGTATTCTGTTGACGGAAGGCACCAAGGCGCCGCGCGTGATCGTGCTTCTGCACGGCCTCACCGACTCGCCGCGGCAGTTCGAGGCGCTCGCATACCTGTTGCGCGCCGATGGGAACAACGTATACGTGCCGCGGCTCCCGCGGCACGCGCTCCGCGGCGGCAGCGTGAGCGCCCTCTCCGGCCTTACCGAGATGGAGTTGCGCGCAGCCGCGGACTCCGCGGTCGACGAGGCGCGCGGCCTCGGCGATTCGCTCGTAATCGTCGGCCTGAGTATGGGCGCGACAATGGGCGCGTGGATCGCACAGGAGCGGCAAGTAACGCGGGTGGTCCTGATCGCGCCGGCGATCGAGCCGGGAGTAATCCCGTCGCTGCTCGACCGGCCGCTCGTGGGTCTCGCCGACCATCTGCCGAGCATCACGCGTCCGTGGCCGACCGACACGACCCGTCCAGACCGCGAACCGGGATTCAATTCACGCGCGGCGGCGGCGATCTTCGAGCTTGGACGCTTCGTCCTGAGCGAAGCCACCAGCAGCGCTCCGCGCACGCGGGATATCGTCGTACTGGTGAACGCCAGCGATCGCACTGTGAAGGAGTCCGCGACGGAAGCGCTCGCGCGGGAGTGGTCGAAGCGCGGCGGACGGGTCTCGATCTTCGAGCTTCCGGACTCGCTGCGTCTTCAGCACAACATCTTCGATCCGATCCGCGGTCGCACCGGCGGCGGTGCCGTGCTCGCGCTGCTTCGCGAGCTCGCGTACGGCCGGCCGCCAACGGCACTGGTCGGGCGAATGACGGTCTCTCAGGCTCGCAAGCGCTCCGTCCTACTGGCCGTCGTTTCGTATGTGCTAAACGGGCGGGCTCTCGCTGGCGGCGTCAATGGCCGCGGTGGGAGGCGGTTATTCCGAGAGCGGTGA